ttatcagcaaaaaaaaaaaacagtagaaAGTTACCTGCTTATAGATGGTGCTAGTACCAGATCCACTATATCCAATCAAAAGTAATTTGTTAAGTGCCCTCTGTTCTAGATAATCAGGTACCACTTGACTAAGCACACTATTAACTTGCTCTCCACAAGTATTAGATGATTTCGAAGGAACTGGAAGAGAGAGTACAGCACAAACCAGCTTCATTCCAGCCTGAAAAGATAAATACTTTCACTGAGCACCAGAAATGGCTGTATGTTTGAGTATGTGAAGTCGAGAAGGAACTCAATCATGgaacataaattaggacaattTCCATTTCCATATGCTAATTGAAGTTAAACAGGAGCAAACCAGGATAAATTTAATCCTTATTCCGAGCAATGATCCCCAAAAAGCAAAACCTCACTATACCAAGGTCCATTTATATGCAGACTACACTAATTAGAAGCAAAGGAAAAATTTGAAAGATGGATAACAAACTCAAATCGAGCATACAAATCTAACCTTGCCCCATATATATCCTTTGGTATTTTTTTGCCCCTCTTCCTGATATGAACCATCCTCATTCACCCAAAAATGTGGGTTGCCGGCACATTGTACTCCTGCTAACTGTACAAGTATAATCAACAGAGTCAGTCTAAAACAGAAAAAGTGAATGAGTACTGGACCTTGTTTTGCAGCTATCAAAAAATAACCTGTAACATGCGTAGCTCGGATTTGGTGATCTCACGACCATTTATGTAGACCTGAGTGTTTCCATTGCTAGCATTTGGCTTGATGGGACCTCCAGCATTTAAATGAGGAGTGATAATTTGTGAAGGTTTTTGTCCTTCCTGTTATATAATCAACTATTGGATTAAACTTCCAGATTAATGCTCAATGTACAAAACATATCATGAGGAAAAAGAATAAATGATGTCCAGCATGAAATTCTACTCACCTTTCCCCAGAGACCAGAAACTTTGTCATACCAATAATTCCCAGGTTTCAGCTTCTTTGGTGGATTTATGCAGCTCTGCAATATAACAAGCTCTTCAGGAGAAAGAGGTCTTCCATTCACACATACATATTCAGATGGCAACTGATTTACTTCACACAATTTCTCTGCTTTCATGATCTGCCTAATCTCCAAATCATTAAGCAGCCGCTTGAGCATCCTAGAGCATTTCCCCAAGTTGCCTCGCTTTGATTCATCAATTTGATAACTGATGCAGCTGACACACTTTCTTCCCTCTGGCATAGACCCCATTGCTCTAAGCACACAATTACTGCAATATTTGGCATCACAAACAATACATACCTCCTTTTCAGTAAACCTATTTCCTTTACAACAACGATAACACACCCCTTTCTTCACCTTAACTGCAGGTTCTTTCTTTGGTCGAATGACCTCGGGCTCAGCACCACTAACATCTTCATTAATATCTTCATCCTCTGACTCAATATCACAGAATGTCACAACAGGTGCTCGTTTAACATCACAACTAGTTTCATTAAAGCTATCCCCATATTTATGTGAAGAAACACGAGAAGAGGGATAATCAAGACTCAAAATTGACTCATTTGAAGCCCAATCTGGTTGGCTTAAATCATTGAACTCCAAGCTTCTGTCTTTACGACCAGTCGAAGCCCTCATATTGTGTGTACTCCTTGACAAGTCTCTGGATTTCTCAAAACTACTCGAAAATCTGAAAGTGCCAGAACTCCCCACCCTTCCCAGCAATTCATGTGAATGATCACGACTAATGGAGGTAGATGCCAAGTCAGTGGATTCATTGATTAAGCCAGAAAATTCACCTACACTCTCATCACCATTACACCTCTCCAATGGGCTAGAACTACTGGACTGACCTGAAAGACCAGACGCCCTATTACTATGAACTCTCTCCTCAAGTGCAGTAACAGAGCTGGGGGACAATGTAGTCTCTGAGCCTAAAGCTAGTTCTTTGCTAGCAGAATCGTCTTCATCCACCCTCTGAAAAGCTATAACAGATGTGGGAGACACGGTTGATTCCGAACTACGCTTCAAATCTTTAGAAAATCTCTTGGTTATATCTGTAGCTGATATAGGTTGAACAACTGGTAAAGTTAACTTATGGGATAATGGCACCTGTGAAACTACAGTGGCTACCGGAATCCTATCAACATTGATGGGTACTGCCCGTGGAAGATGGTGGGTTATAGGTGGACCATCGTACTCCATAGCAAAGCAATAATCTACTCCATCATCAACCACCGTCGCCAGTTCCGGCGacattttgagagaaaaaatcaGAGCACCCTCAACAATTAGATGGATAATATCCAATCGTGATGAATCAGCTACACGCCCCCTTTGAAGATTCCAAAAGTACACAAAACCTAGAAATCCGATGCAGAACGCTGAAGTGAAATCCCTCAACAACTATCATACAGTTGTGAAACAGAGAGAACTGAGATGGGTAAGAACTAAAACCCCATCTTGCTGAATCAGTCAAATGACCCCTTtaagatttcaaaaattaaccTAACACAGAAATAGTATGCAGAAATTGAAGCTGACAAGGAAAAGTGAAATCCCTCAACAACTATCACTACTCGTTATTTACAGACCCAAAATACAacagtagaaaaaaaaaagacaagaaaCTGAAATGGGTAATAAGATAAAGACTAAAAATGCAATCTTTCTGTATTCTCTACATGCCctttcaagatttcaaaaccaACCAAATCCGAGGCAGACCAGCTGTTCAAGAAACTGAAGCTGGCAAAGAAAAGTAGAATAGAAGAaagaattttgaagaagaaagaaacagAAGGAGAAGACAATGGGAATGGTATTAGGGAAATTCCAAAGCTTGGGATGGAGAAAAAAATGTGTTGGGAAAGTAGAAAAAGTAGGGGGAAAGGGGAAGGGGAAGGGGGTAAGTGGGGAAAAAGACAACAAAGGAGGGGTATCCAATAGTGGTGGACACTGTTGTGTAGTGGcatctttttacttttactccttttttttatctctttgtTTGATGTTGCCtttgttgaaacttgaaagaaaGTTTGCGTATTTGGCTTCGTTTGGTCGATGTTGAGTAGTGCGtgggagagagaagaagagtacattgttttggatttttttgATGGAATTGGACCACTTGTCTTCTACCTCGTGATTGACATATCAAACATGTTTGCTTTTAACGATAAAATGCACTCCTCCTTCcacaaaatcttttttaaacATTCAAAATTACTTGTGTACTGTCtgttttgaaattattttacctttttaaaacattcaaaaaaaaaattaaacgcCATTAAcgatttaattcaaatattgtCCTTTTGATTTGAGCTTCAAATTGTttgttcttttgaaaattttgctcAATTTTATAGTTCTTATTTTTCTGGACTATATAATTATACGAATAAGGGGGTATACATTAGGTTGGTGGATTAGTGATCAAAATCACATGTGGTTTCTAATGATTCTTTATCTTCAAAATAGTAGTCGATTAGACTAATTATAAAGTTTATTAGGTGAGTCCTCATAATTATTAGGCAAATTTTCAGGTATCAGAATTGTTGAGTGTTGAGAACTTATATGGAAAAAAAGGGCATCAATCTCTTAGAGCTTGATTCATTGACCTTTGGCCAAACTTTGACATATGTGTGATTCAAA
The Solanum stenotomum isolate F172 chromosome 12, ASM1918654v1, whole genome shotgun sequence DNA segment above includes these coding regions:
- the LOC125847729 gene encoding extra-large guanine nucleotide-binding protein 1 yields the protein MSPELATVVDDGVDYCFAMEYDGPPITHHLPRAVPINVDRIPVATVVSQVPLSHKLTLPVVQPISATDITKRFSKDLKRSSESTVSPTSVIAFQRVDEDDSASKELALGSETTLSPSSVTALEERVHSNRASGLSGQSSSSSPLERCNGDESVGEFSGLINESTDLASTSISRDHSHELLGRVGSSGTFRFSSSFEKSRDLSRSTHNMRASTGRKDRSLEFNDLSQPDWASNESILSLDYPSSRVSSHKYGDSFNETSCDVKRAPVVTFCDIESEDEDINEDVSGAEPEVIRPKKEPAVKVKKGVCYRCCKGNRFTEKEVCIVCDAKYCSNCVLRAMGSMPEGRKCVSCISYQIDESKRGNLGKCSRMLKRLLNDLEIRQIMKAEKLCEVNQLPSEYVCVNGRPLSPEELVILQSCINPPKKLKPGNYWYDKVSGLWGKEGQKPSQIITPHLNAGGPIKPNASNGNTQVYINGREITKSELRMLQLAGVQCAGNPHFWVNEDGSYQEEGQKNTKGYIWGKAGMKLVCAVLSLPVPSKSSNTCGEQVNSVLSQVVPDYLEQRALNKLLLIGYSGSGTSTIYKQAKILYKDVPFSEDEREHIKLLIQSNVYGYIGVLLEGRERFEEESLHELREGSSSCDSGMTGDNTGIEKKTVYSIPRRLKAFSDWLLKIMATGNLEAVFPAATREYAPLIEELWNDAAIQATYKRRSELEMLHDMSCYFLERAVDILKTDYEPSDVDILYAEGVTSSNGLSCVDFSFPDSEDYDNLDSSDHPNSVLRFQLIRVQARGFIENCKWIEMFEDVRVVIFCVALSDYDEYVVDETGEKVNKMLLTKKLFESIATHPTFDQMDFLVLLNKFDSFEEKLERVPLTKCEWFDDFHPLVSRHRSNSNSSSINHSPSVGQLAFHHVAVKFKRLFSSLTNKKLYVSLVKGLEPKTVDESLKYAREIIKWDEERLNFSLSEYSFYSTDASSFSP